ATTTGTTTTCATAAAAAAACAGTATGCCAACAATAATAAATGAAGAAACAGGTTTGGAATTTGAATCTATTCACCTTTCCGATTTAGCTAAAATAATAGATTTATACTTTGGGCAATTAGAAAAAAAATATGCTGACCGACCTAAACTCACAGAAGAATTCGGGTTTCCAATTGATAAGCTGACTCAAGGAAATCTCATCATTGGTTATTCCTATTTTACAATTGAAACTTCAGGTGAAATTATTTTCAAAGCAATCATCAATCCTGGAGATTCATCTGGAGATTTAGAAAATAAAATGATTAATTATTCTAGACAAAAGTATCTTTCAAAGAAGGAATTAGATCATAACGGAATGAGAAATTCGATCCACAGAATTGTAGATTGGCTAAACTGGTGCGGGTAAAACCAAGATTTAATGACAAAAATATGCTACCTTAATTTCAATCAACTATTTTTTGAGATTTAAAAACATAATTTTAATAAATTTACAAGAAACAGAACGTAAAATAATGGCGAAGGAAATTTTATATGTAAAAATTGCAAAGATTTTAGAAGATCAGATTCTGTCGGGAACTTTGAGAATTGGGGACAAAATCCCATCAATCCGTTCTGTTCAAAAAATTTATGATGTAAGTCTCAATACTGTAAAATTGGCTTTTTTGGAATTAGAAAGCAAATCTCTCATTGAATCGAGACCCAAGTCTGGTTATTATGTGAGCAAAACATCACAAAGAAAATTTGCGTTACCTTCTGTAAGCAAACCAGAAATTTGCGAGAAAGAATCTAATCCTGAAGACCTCATCAGTAAAGTGTTTGATACTTTACACCATAAAAACATAAGACAATTTTCGCTGGGAGTTCCTGATCCCGGTTTACTTCCCATTGCAAAATTGAATAAAGGAGTTATAAAAGCCATAAGGACTATGGAAGATAGCGGTACAGCTTACGAACCTGTGGAAGGCAACCTTAATCTTAGAAGAAATGTTGCAAAATGGTCTCTTGTTTTAGAAGGAAAACTCTCTGAAGATGATATCATAACCACTTCTGGAACAATGAATGCTATTTTTAATTGTTTGATGGCAGTGACCAAGCGAGGCGATACATTAGCGATTGAGAGCCCTGTTTATTTTGGAATTATACAGAGTGCAAAAGCAATGGGTCTAAATGTGATTGAATTACCAACTCATCCGATTACAGGCGTAGATATTGAAGTTTTAAGAAAAAATATTCATAAAATAGATGTTTGTTGCTTTATCAGCAATTTCAGTAATCCTTTGGGCTCTTTGATGCCTGAAGAAGTGAAAAAAGACTTGGTAGAATTGCTTACGTATCACAATATTCCGTTGATAGAAGATGATTTGTACGGCAATCTTTACTTTGGTACAAGCAGACCTAAACCTTGCAAAGCATTTGATGAAGCGGGAATCGTGATGTGGTGCGGATCAGTTTCTAAAACCTTAGCGCCCGGTTACCGAGTAGGTTGGGTGGCTCCAGGAAAATACAAAGAAAAAATCTTGCGTCAAAAACTTATTCAGACTATTTCTACACCACCTCTATACCAGGAAGTTATCGCAGATTTTATGGAAAACGGAAGATATGATCATCATTTAAGAGGTTTTAGGCAAAAACTTCATACCAACTGCCTCAAATATCAAAGAGCTGTTGAAGAATATTTCCCTGAAAACACCAAAATATCTCAGCCTCAAGGCGGATTTGTACTTTGGCTGGAATTAGATAACAGAATTGATACCGCAAAATTGTATGATGTTGCTGTAAAACAAAATATATGTTTTGCTCCTGGTCGTATTTTCACACAACATGACCAGTTTAATAATTGCATGAGACTAAATTTTGCTTTAAAATGGGACGAAAGTCTTGAAAGTGATTTAAAAAGATTGGGAGCAATCGTTAAGAATGTGCTCTAAACTGTATCCATTAAATTACACATTTCTGTATCTGTAATTAGTGAAGTTTATTTCTGAACTTTGACTTAAAATCAAAACAATGAAAATAAAGATATATCAGGTCGATGCATTTACTGATGAAGTATTTAAAGGAAATCCTGCAGCAGTTTGCCCTCTCGAAGAATGGTTGCCGGAAGAAACTTTACAGAAAATTGCCGCAGAAAATAATCTTGCAGAAACTGCATTTTATGTTCCAAAAGAAGACGGTTTTGAAATCAGATGGTTTACACCTACCGTAGAAGTCGCTTTGTGCGGGCATGCAACTTTGGCAAGTGCTTTTGTGTTGCATCATTTAGAAGGATTTAAAGGAGATTTAATTCACTTCTATTCACTTCATAGTGGAACCTTAACCGTGGAAATTAAAGAAAGTCAATTTTTACTTAATTTTCCTGCAGACCAATATTCTGAAACTGAAACAACGGATGAGTTATTAAATGCTACTAATAAAATACCGTTTGCTGCATTTAAAGGAAAGACAGATTATCTGCTGGTTTTCGATAATGAAGAGGATGTTATTTTACTACAACCCAATTTAGAAATTATTTCAAATTTAGATGCGAGAGGGATTATTGTCACTGCAAAAGGCAAAGACAGCGATTTTGTATCTAGATTTTTTGCTCCAGCTGTCGGAGTAAACGAAGACCCCGTTTGTGGTTCAGCACACACCACTCTTACTCCATATTGGGCAAAAGTATTTCAGAAAAATGAACTTACTGCCATTCAACGCTCAAAAAGAAGTGGAAAACTACACTGTAAATTGCTCAACGACAGAGTTGAATTAGGTGGAAATGCAGTTCTGTATATGGAAGGACACATTTCAATTTAATTAAGAAATTCTTGATATTTAGAGACTGTTTAAGTTCTATTATTCTAAAATTCTATAGAGTTGATTTTTTATATAATTCTCGCAGATTATATAGTTTTAACAGGTTAAAATTGAAAAGCAAATCTGTTGAGCTGTAAAATCAGCGAGATAATTGTTTTATTTAAATTTAAATAAGCGCTTAAACACCATTAAATAAAGCAATAAACCACTGAACAACAACTATTTAAAAAAATAAGCAAATAAGTATAAAAATAATTCTCTCTTATTCTTTGAAAGAAAACCTGTCAATTATAAAAGAAAAAGAGACCTAACATAAATCATTAAACTCTATCTTTCTGATACAAGCTTTTTTAACTATTTTTACTTCAAAATATATAAATAACTTATGAAAAAAATAGTATTCGCTGGATTAGTGATTTTAGGAGGATTTGCAACAATAAATGCACAGTGTAAAACAGTCTCTACTCTTACAGAAAACTTCGATTCTTGGAAAGAAATTAACAAATGTTGGACGGCTCTACCAGGGAAAGCAATGCTTTATGCTAGTGAAAAAAAGATTGTATTCTATTCGATGAACAGTCCGAAAGAAAACATGTATTTGGTGACTCCAAAAATTAAAGCCGGAAAATATACATTGACTTTTGATGCGTCAGACAATGGAGGTGAAACTTCAATGGAATTGTTCACTATCAACAATGCATCTGACCCTAAATCTTATGTTTCAATAGCTAAATCTTCAAAAATAACTGGAACTAAAAAAACATTTGATGTTACTTTAAAAAAAGATTCTAATTTAGGATTGAAAGTTGTATTAAACGGAATACATCAAGCGGTTTACGTAGATAATTTTTCTTTGACTCCGAAAAAGTAATTCGTTACCCTATGAAATTCAGTGTTTTATTCTTTACTATTGTTTCTTTTACATCAATCACTTTTGGCCAACAATTAGTTACCAAAGCAAAATTCGATACCATCGAGTATGTAGAAGATGTAGATTGGCATAGTGAAGATATTTACTGTGCGGGTTTCAGTTTTAAAACAGTAATTAATGACGGAAATGCATGCGATGCTTATCTGATACATTATGACACCCAGCTGAAACCCAAATGGACACTGAAATTAAATGATTATCACACCAATAAAATTTTTGCAGTAAAAAGGTATAAAGACAAAATTTACGCTCTGGTTATTCAAGGCAAAGCTATCGGCTCCGATGAAGATGTTTTTATGAAATTATTTACCATTAATCTGAATGGTGAGATTGAGGATAAAGTAACTTTCGGGCGTACTTTCAACAGTCCTTCCAATTTAGTAATCAACGGCTCGAATTTGATTTTCGGATATAGAATTACAAACAGTACAAGCTACTCTACCGACTTTAAGTGTGAAATCATTAATTATAATCTCGATACCAAAAAATTTGTACGCCATACAAGTACACAATATCTGGCAACCCCAAAGAAAATAGTAGTCGATAAGTCGAATATTTTTCTCTTCGGAAAC
The sequence above is a segment of the Chryseobacterium turcicum genome. Coding sequences within it:
- a CDS encoding PhzF family phenazine biosynthesis protein — translated: MKIKIYQVDAFTDEVFKGNPAAVCPLEEWLPEETLQKIAAENNLAETAFYVPKEDGFEIRWFTPTVEVALCGHATLASAFVLHHLEGFKGDLIHFYSLHSGTLTVEIKESQFLLNFPADQYSETETTDELLNATNKIPFAAFKGKTDYLLVFDNEEDVILLQPNLEIISNLDARGIIVTAKGKDSDFVSRFFAPAVGVNEDPVCGSAHTTLTPYWAKVFQKNELTAIQRSKRSGKLHCKLLNDRVELGGNAVLYMEGHISI
- a CDS encoding aminotransferase-like domain-containing protein, which translates into the protein MAKEILYVKIAKILEDQILSGTLRIGDKIPSIRSVQKIYDVSLNTVKLAFLELESKSLIESRPKSGYYVSKTSQRKFALPSVSKPEICEKESNPEDLISKVFDTLHHKNIRQFSLGVPDPGLLPIAKLNKGVIKAIRTMEDSGTAYEPVEGNLNLRRNVAKWSLVLEGKLSEDDIITTSGTMNAIFNCLMAVTKRGDTLAIESPVYFGIIQSAKAMGLNVIELPTHPITGVDIEVLRKNIHKIDVCCFISNFSNPLGSLMPEEVKKDLVELLTYHNIPLIEDDLYGNLYFGTSRPKPCKAFDEAGIVMWCGSVSKTLAPGYRVGWVAPGKYKEKILRQKLIQTISTPPLYQEVIADFMENGRYDHHLRGFRQKLHTNCLKYQRAVEEYFPENTKISQPQGGFVLWLELDNRIDTAKLYDVAVKQNICFAPGRIFTQHDQFNNCMRLNFALKWDESLESDLKRLGAIVKNVL